One genomic window of Bradyrhizobium sp. CCGE-LA001 includes the following:
- a CDS encoding IucA/IucC family protein has product MDERMSSWAYAESKARTSQLCMGASRNAISRLVRCLFAERLLEPEALMWARQGNEAWLPLWRSREVLHFTDLHRAPAGTLQNRGSIEVIDETGACYLIDSPSDLIGQIVPALAVVPAQDGVQRLIRDVEDSMRNDVLARDHRERWSAEFRGKIAEAEARDFIDYLQKNLPPHLAAITLDQWGALEGHPFYPTWKAKSDLSAEEVTALSPEFGARVRVRIVALRKEWSYVEKMPHVSGYSEWFSQNFPELWCDWAKGLKERGKSSEDWLPLPVHSWHLDNFLRRELASEIASGVFDPNGPEITTLPSMSFRTMLPDTQEPRPFIKLPVAIWMTSEQRILQAKSIHMGPRLSTLILEIISKERHLSEKLEIFSEELGAILHHPVTGDEHPGRFLSVVYRNPDAMTRNDGLFSVTVAALLAASPLDGRPLICELIARGGCQSEAAASAFFRAYARTVITPILTMYLLYGLALEAHQQNSTILFDEIGRPQKLLLRDFGDARTFVPLLKERGYDLKPFTRTGILPTAFYDDISLVRSFVIDACFVCHLHEVALCLNEQYKPSDTSLWYILREETEAAFDALRPRVMSDARWLEERKAFLEDPWRSRSVLRMHLERYRDFRVEHELPNPLAEV; this is encoded by the coding sequence ATGGACGAGAGAATGTCCTCCTGGGCATATGCTGAATCTAAGGCGCGTACCTCGCAGCTTTGCATGGGCGCATCGCGCAATGCCATCTCCCGCTTGGTTCGCTGCCTGTTCGCAGAGCGTCTTCTTGAGCCGGAAGCGTTAATGTGGGCTCGCCAAGGCAACGAAGCATGGCTTCCCCTTTGGCGATCACGTGAAGTCCTGCACTTTACGGATCTGCACCGTGCGCCTGCCGGAACACTCCAAAATCGAGGTTCAATCGAAGTAATAGACGAGACCGGCGCTTGCTACCTGATCGATAGTCCCTCCGACCTCATCGGACAGATCGTGCCCGCTTTGGCAGTCGTGCCCGCTCAGGACGGCGTTCAGCGTCTAATACGCGACGTCGAGGACAGTATGCGTAACGACGTTCTCGCACGTGATCACCGAGAGCGCTGGAGCGCAGAGTTCCGTGGTAAAATAGCCGAAGCAGAAGCCAGGGATTTCATCGATTATCTCCAAAAAAATCTGCCGCCGCACTTGGCGGCAATTACTCTCGATCAGTGGGGAGCACTGGAGGGGCATCCCTTCTACCCGACATGGAAGGCCAAATCTGACTTGTCGGCGGAGGAGGTCACTGCTTTGTCGCCTGAGTTCGGGGCTCGCGTGCGCGTTCGAATCGTGGCACTACGCAAAGAATGGTCCTATGTGGAGAAGATGCCGCATGTGAGCGGCTATTCAGAATGGTTCTCACAAAACTTCCCAGAGCTCTGGTGCGACTGGGCTAAAGGATTGAAAGAGCGTGGCAAATCTTCTGAGGATTGGCTGCCGCTACCTGTTCATAGCTGGCACCTAGACAATTTTCTGCGACGTGAACTCGCGTCAGAGATAGCTTCTGGAGTTTTCGACCCGAACGGCCCGGAAATCACAACGCTTCCGTCAATGTCGTTCCGCACAATGCTGCCAGACACACAGGAGCCGAGACCCTTCATCAAATTGCCGGTGGCGATTTGGATGACCAGCGAACAGCGCATTCTCCAGGCAAAGTCGATTCACATGGGACCACGTCTCAGCACCTTGATTTTAGAAATTATATCAAAGGAAAGGCATCTCTCAGAAAAATTGGAGATCTTCTCAGAAGAGCTCGGGGCAATCCTTCACCACCCCGTAACAGGCGACGAGCATCCGGGTCGCTTCCTTTCGGTTGTCTACCGCAACCCTGATGCAATGACACGAAATGATGGACTATTTTCGGTCACTGTTGCAGCACTCCTTGCGGCAAGCCCGCTCGACGGCCGCCCGCTCATTTGCGAATTGATTGCGAGAGGCGGCTGTCAAAGCGAAGCTGCGGCATCTGCATTCTTCCGTGCCTATGCGAGGACCGTGATCACGCCGATACTTACCATGTATTTGCTTTACGGACTAGCGCTTGAGGCGCATCAGCAAAACAGTACAATACTGTTCGACGAGATCGGCCGTCCGCAAAAACTCCTACTCCGGGATTTCGGCGACGCCCGCACGTTTGTTCCCCTGCTCAAGGAACGGGGTTACGATCTCAAGCCCTTCACTCGGACGGGGATCCTACCCACGGCCTTCTACGACGACATCAGTCTAGTGCGCTCATTCGTCATCGACGCGTGCTTCGTCTGTCATCTTCATGAGGTCGCACTGTGCCTCAATGAACAATATAAGCCGTCAGACACAAGCCTTTGGTACATCCTACGGGAAGAGACCGAGGCAGCTTTTGACGCCCTCAGGCCGCGCGTGATGTCGGATGCGCGGTGGTTAGAAGAACGCAAAGCGTTTCTCGAGGACCCCTGGCGAAGCCGTTCAGTACTACGGATGCATTTGGAGCGGTATCGGGACTTTCGAGTAGAGCACGAGCTGCCAAATCCGCTGGCGGAAGTGTAA
- a CDS encoding SET domain-containing protein-lysine N-methyltransferase — MIIGSWQTRGRASRSYAANESQLRFQQLNRIQAQVKSSRRDNVMNKTNLACKPSDRVYVGRSKINGSGLFSRRTISRGNVIERLEGEIRPLATRRTIQIDRDKHLCSEYIDFLNHGCRPNARLQIADGGVVLIAMEEIGHDRDEVTINYNCSEYSLAESFLCRCCEPPRLIAGYRYLLEAGQGEYLERIEKFVLPHLLSSSS, encoded by the coding sequence ATCATCATTGGCAGTTGGCAGACCAGAGGCAGAGCGTCTAGATCGTATGCTGCCAATGAATCACAGCTACGGTTTCAACAGCTAAACAGGATACAAGCACAGGTCAAATCGAGTCGGAGAGATAACGTTATGAACAAAACTAACCTCGCTTGTAAGCCGTCAGATCGCGTCTACGTTGGACGATCCAAGATAAATGGGTCCGGCTTGTTTTCAAGAAGAACTATATCGAGGGGAAATGTCATAGAACGGCTCGAAGGTGAGATCCGTCCGCTGGCGACCAGGAGGACGATACAAATTGATCGAGATAAACACCTTTGTAGTGAATACATAGACTTCTTAAATCACGGTTGCCGTCCGAATGCCCGCCTTCAGATCGCCGATGGTGGCGTTGTCCTGATTGCGATGGAGGAAATTGGTCATGACAGAGATGAAGTGACGATCAACTACAACTGCTCGGAATACTCTCTTGCTGAGAGCTTCTTGTGTCGATGCTGTGAGCCTCCCAGGCTTATCGCTGGATACAGATACTTACTGGAAGCAGGCCAGGGCGAATATCTGGAGCGAATAGAGAAATTCGTGCTGCCGCACTTGTTGTCGAGTTCTTCATAA
- a CDS encoding ParB N-terminal domain-containing protein, with translation MFHAASFTQRCHSFGMVRALLFVRESQASLFRKLLGRFSHLNSVQRIRDKKMCATANPVANYAVVKLPIRQLRPTERIKIEDARKLTNIIAKEKRWKRPILVEHRHSVIMDGHHRYFCANALGLSFVPCVLLSYDDPNLQVTYWSNSTPVAVDRIIQAGLSGDLMDYKTTRHQLLVGVDSCSVDLDDLR, from the coding sequence GTGTTCCATGCGGCAAGCTTCACCCAACGCTGTCATTCGTTTGGCATGGTTCGTGCTTTGTTGTTCGTACGCGAGTCACAGGCTAGCCTTTTTCGCAAGCTGCTGGGGCGTTTCAGTCATCTGAATAGTGTACAAAGAATCAGGGACAAAAAAATGTGCGCAACGGCCAATCCCGTCGCTAATTACGCCGTAGTCAAGCTGCCTATCAGGCAATTGCGACCGACAGAGCGCATCAAAATTGAAGATGCGCGTAAATTGACGAATATAATCGCGAAAGAGAAACGTTGGAAGCGACCTATTTTGGTCGAGCACCGTCACTCTGTCATCATGGATGGTCATCATCGCTACTTCTGCGCAAATGCGCTTGGTCTCTCCTTTGTCCCCTGCGTCCTGCTTTCTTATGATGATCCCAATCTGCAGGTGACCTACTGGTCTAATTCGACACCTGTCGCTGTGGACCGGATCATCCAGGCCGGACTTTCCGGCGACCTTATGGACTACAAAACGACGCGCCATCAGTTGCTCGTCGGTGTGGACAGCTGCTCAGTCGACCTGGACGACTTGAGGTGA
- a CDS encoding succinylglutamate desuccinylase/aspartoacylase family protein encodes MWTTINFDADGMQSDFARVPYSSDISAYGWIPIPMLCFKCGGGPTALFTAGTHGDEYEGQVALRKLARELTTTDLQGRVIILPALNGPAVAAGHRNSPLDGINLNRVFPGMPDGGPTAMIAHYVATELFPRADLIIDLHSGGTSLDYLPVALARPGRTEGEAGKVLRLLRSFGAPYGILTDGAGGGAGGTLYGLAEQQGIPALSTELGSGPTISEAGLAIAESGLRRVLRDYGIARDIVAPEAPAVRLARSLGRTGTIYSPAEGLFEPQVKPGDQVAVGQKAGCIYRLDDPLAHPLELTFATAGIVSFRRFPTLTSIGDALFGLMAEAD; translated from the coding sequence GTGTGGACCACTATCAATTTTGACGCGGACGGAATGCAATCCGATTTCGCGCGCGTTCCATACTCCTCAGACATTTCCGCCTATGGTTGGATCCCTATCCCGATGCTTTGCTTCAAATGTGGTGGCGGACCAACGGCTCTCTTCACGGCGGGTACCCACGGGGACGAGTATGAAGGCCAAGTCGCACTTCGCAAACTGGCACGAGAACTTACGACTACGGACCTCCAGGGGCGGGTCATCATCCTGCCTGCTCTCAACGGGCCGGCGGTTGCCGCGGGCCATCGCAACTCGCCCTTGGATGGAATCAACCTCAATCGCGTTTTTCCTGGCATGCCTGATGGCGGCCCAACGGCCATGATCGCACACTATGTAGCCACGGAACTGTTTCCTCGCGCCGATCTGATCATTGATCTGCATTCGGGCGGGACGTCGCTCGACTACTTACCTGTGGCGCTGGCCCGACCCGGGCGCACCGAGGGCGAAGCCGGAAAAGTCCTCCGCCTTTTAAGGAGCTTCGGTGCGCCCTATGGCATCCTTACGGACGGGGCGGGAGGCGGAGCAGGTGGCACACTCTATGGGCTCGCCGAACAGCAGGGCATTCCAGCATTGTCGACCGAGCTCGGCAGCGGTCCAACGATATCGGAAGCTGGGCTCGCAATCGCCGAAAGCGGCCTTCGCCGCGTGCTGCGTGACTACGGTATCGCGCGCGATATTGTCGCGCCAGAGGCGCCGGCGGTTCGGCTCGCGAGATCACTCGGGCGAACAGGTACAATCTATTCGCCTGCTGAAGGTCTTTTTGAACCTCAGGTGAAGCCCGGTGACCAGGTTGCTGTCGGTCAAAAGGCGGGATGCATCTATCGCTTAGATGACCCGCTCGCGCATCCGCTTGAACTCACCTTTGCTACCGCAGGCATCGTAAGCTTCCGGCGCTTTCCAACGCTTACGTCGATTGGGGATGCACTATTTGGCCTTATGGCAGAAGCAGACTAG
- a CDS encoding cysteine synthase family protein: MLHKTVTQLIGQTPVMSIDIPNRDARLMLKIEKNNPGGSMKDRMARSMVMAALQDGRLAPGGTIIESSSGNTGIGLALCALDFGLHFIAVVDHHAAPDKVRMMRALGAEIRYVEGEFAEDEVAVVARQRLAAQLASELSGALFMNQSNNPANPDGYAALVEELISQIPQGVDAFVGCVGTGGSMTGIAQRLKRHKSTVRTIGVEPAGSIIFGRPAHPYYQSGTGMPTGDQVGNVLDYGCIDEGVQVTDAHAFETARYIARRKGLLIGGSSGGAIYKALEFIDAGKLTGTVVTLVVDGGEKYLSTIFDDDWMEMRSLLDSTVAAQLDKWLFGNDT; the protein is encoded by the coding sequence ATGCTGCACAAGACCGTAACGCAATTGATCGGGCAGACGCCGGTGATGTCAATTGACATTCCCAATCGAGATGCGCGTTTGATGCTAAAAATTGAGAAGAACAATCCGGGCGGTTCGATGAAGGACCGCATGGCCCGAAGCATGGTTATGGCTGCGCTCCAGGATGGGCGTCTCGCTCCTGGCGGCACCATCATTGAGTCCTCTTCTGGCAATACGGGTATAGGTTTAGCTCTCTGCGCATTGGACTTTGGCCTACACTTCATCGCAGTGGTAGATCACCATGCGGCCCCCGATAAGGTTCGGATGATGCGGGCGCTCGGCGCCGAGATCCGGTACGTCGAAGGCGAGTTTGCGGAAGACGAAGTCGCCGTCGTCGCGAGGCAGCGCCTCGCGGCACAACTTGCTTCAGAGCTTAGCGGCGCGCTATTCATGAACCAATCGAACAATCCTGCCAATCCGGACGGCTATGCAGCTCTCGTCGAAGAGCTAATTTCGCAAATTCCTCAGGGCGTCGACGCGTTTGTCGGATGCGTTGGGACCGGCGGGTCCATGACAGGTATTGCGCAACGGCTCAAGCGCCATAAGTCGACGGTGCGCACAATCGGCGTCGAGCCGGCCGGATCGATCATTTTCGGAAGACCCGCGCACCCCTATTATCAATCAGGGACCGGCATGCCTACTGGTGACCAGGTCGGCAACGTCCTGGACTATGGCTGTATCGACGAGGGCGTCCAGGTGACCGATGCTCACGCTTTCGAGACGGCGCGCTACATCGCCCGGCGCAAAGGACTTTTAATCGGCGGGTCGTCCGGCGGCGCTATCTACAAAGCTTTGGAGTTCATCGACGCAGGCAAGCTGACCGGTACAGTCGTAACCTTGGTCGTTGATGGGGGTGAGAAATATCTGAGCACTATTTTCGACGATGACTGGATGGAAATGCGTAGCTTGCTAGATTCAACCGTCGCTGCCCAATTGGACAAGTGGCTCTTTGGGAATGACACGTAA
- a CDS encoding GNAT family N-acetyltransferase produces MRAALKSLSHLDYALVAHLKVEPEQEEFVDPLDLVFTELRNSACTGFEHAFSIEVCDKTVGFFVLRERAALPEWALPNAMTLHTLCVDRSYQGNGYGKAAIALAARWISKNRPSIGSLMLGVNVRNVAARAVYLKSGFRDTGATHYGLSGFQNILKHEIRRGG; encoded by the coding sequence ATGCGCGCGGCGCTGAAAAGCCTGTCCCATCTTGATTACGCGCTGGTCGCCCACCTAAAGGTGGAGCCCGAGCAAGAAGAATTTGTGGACCCGCTGGATCTAGTTTTCACGGAGCTTCGAAATAGCGCATGTACCGGTTTTGAGCACGCGTTCTCGATTGAAGTCTGCGATAAGACCGTTGGCTTCTTTGTTCTCCGTGAAAGAGCGGCTTTGCCCGAATGGGCTCTTCCAAATGCCATGACTTTGCACACACTTTGCGTGGACCGATCATACCAAGGGAATGGATACGGTAAGGCGGCGATTGCACTTGCCGCTCGATGGATCTCTAAGAACCGTCCTTCTATCGGCAGTCTCATGCTCGGCGTCAACGTACGCAATGTGGCAGCTAGAGCTGTTTATCTAAAGTCGGGGTTTCGGGACACGGGCGCTACTCACTACGGCCTAAGCGGTTTTCAAAACATTCTTAAACATGAGATCCGTCGGGGAGGATAA